A genomic window from Xyrauchen texanus isolate HMW12.3.18 chromosome 31, RBS_HiC_50CHRs, whole genome shotgun sequence includes:
- the LOC127625225 gene encoding transmembrane protein 151A-like: MLLKKMQGVTGEAPTLNRGGREEQRPLKQSLSGSLCRKSHWKCLLLTLLMYGCFGTLGWCSLYRITVMASDFSGDRARLYHDSPCSNGYVYIPVAFLAMLYIVYLVECWHCYSKTANLAKVKISEVYDRIQRLQQATPCIWWKAISYHYVRRTRQVTRYRNGDAYTTTQVYHERVNMHATSSEFDYSRLGVKDVSKELQGLLEHPVTRLRFTKCFSFASARAETAYLTQRARFFGDNEGLDDYMEAREGMHLKNVDFREHMLAFPDPSWPPWYTRRWVYWLASAFLLSWPLRVIAEYRTAYVHYHVEKLFGEHEDANDNDNTASGNYCTGFVHGTGGPTLRVMSRVNTVDMTELEWHIRCNQQMVPSYSEALLMDLDMNTNTPLSVAMAAHMRHNSSYFLQSCPRCRRSTSSSSLPSWVRGNIATGTNSFPIRPGGRLSLSRSGLSLGRLHTTRSRHPCLFHSRSLGGGMAVRVEEGGGGFLGLGFRVPDEERRGVLDNEGLEDEVEDRGWEQVDGRENGEIGDEERDRPPTYQDALYFPVLIVHGEESCHGGHGIDTG; this comes from the coding sequence CAGCGTCCCCTCAAGCAGTCCCTGAGTGGCTCACTGTGCCGAAAATCCCATTGGAAGTGCCTGCTGCTCACCTTGCTCATGTATGGCTGCTTTGGCACACTAGGCTGGTGCTCCCTGTACCGCATCACCGTAATGGCATCTGATTTCAGTGGAGACAGAGCCCGACTCTACCATGACAGCCCATGTTCCAATGGTTACGTATACATCCCTGTGGCCTTCCTGGCTATGCTCTACATAGTCTACTTGGTGGAGTGCTGGCACTGTTACTCTAAAACAGCTAACCTTGCTAAGGTGAAAATCAGCGAGGTGTATGACAGGATCCAGCGGCTGCAGCAGGCCACACCTTGCATTTGGTGGAAGGCCATCAGCTACCATTATGTACGACGTACAAGACAGGTGACTCGCTACCGAAATGGAGATGCCTACACCACCACGCAGGTGTACCATGAAAGGGTCAATATGCACGCCACAAGCTCAGAGTTTGATTACTCTCGACTTGGAGTCAAAGATGTTTCCAAAGAGCTGCAGGGCCTGTTAGAGCATCCCGTCACTCGCTTGCGTTTCACCAAGTGCTTCAGCTTTGCCAGTGCCCGTGCTGAGACTGCCTACCTTACACAGAGGGCACGCTTCTTTGGTGACAATGAGGGTCTGGATGACTACATGGAGGCACGGGAAGGTATGCACCTCAAAAACGTGGACTTTCGAGAACACATGTTGGCATTTCCTGACCCATCATGGCCACCTTGGTACACACGACGCTGGGTGTACTGGCTCGCCTCTGCTTTTCTGCTGTCTTGGCCTCTTCGCGTGATTGCGGAGTACCGCACAGCTTACGTCCACTACCATGTTGAGAAACTGTTTGGAGAGCATGAGGATGCAAATGACAATGATAATACAGCATCTGGGAACTACTGTACAGGCTTTGTGCATGGCACTGGTGGTCCCACCTTGCGTGTCATGTCACGGGTCAACACAGTGGACATGACTGAACTGGAATGGCATATTCGCTGTAACCAGCAGATGGTGCCTAGCTACTCTGAGGCCTTGCTTATGGATTTAGATATGAATACAAATACGCCATTGTCTGTTGCAATGGCAGCACATATGCGTCACAATTCCAGCTACTTCCTTCAGAGCTGCCCCAGGTGCCGGAGGTCGACAAGCAGTTCCTCGCTCCCATCCTGGGTTAGGGGGAACATAGCCACAGGGACAAACTCATTTCCCATTAGGCCTGGAGGCAGGCTGTCTCTTAGTCGCAGCGGTTTATCACTTGGCCGTTTACATACCACACGAAGTCGCCATCCTTGTCTGTTTCACTCAAGAAGCCTTGGGGGAGGGATGGCTGTCAGAGTGGAAGAGGGAGGTGGGGGTTTCCTTGGTCTCGGCTTCAGAGTGCcagatgaggagaggagaggcgTATTGGATAACGAGGGCCTAGAAGATGAGGTAGAGGACAGAGGCTGGGAACAGGTGGATGGGAGGGAGAATGGAGAAATTGGAGATGAGGAGAGAGACCGGCCACCCACCTACCAGGATGCTCTGTACTTTCCAGTATTAATTGTTCATGGGGAAGAGAGCTGTCATGGGGGGCATGGCATTGACACAGGTTAA